The Anguilla anguilla isolate fAngAng1 chromosome 4, fAngAng1.pri, whole genome shotgun sequence genome has a window encoding:
- the vps41 gene encoding vacuolar protein sorting-associated protein 41 homolog isoform X3: MHFDCPIKAVALHPQFGRPSSKQFVTGGNKLLLYERNWLKHWKMTVLHEGEGRITNVKWRANLIAWANNVGVMIYDISLKQRITNVQRDDVSLRPDMYPCSICWKDNATLIIGWGNSVKICVVKEHDPMELRDLPSRYVEIMSAFETEFFISGLAPLADQLVTLFYVKENSDQTEEESRARPRLDIIQPLPEACEEISSDALTVRHFQENECRDYRLEHTEGESLFYIISPKDIVVAKERDQDDHIDWLLDKKNYEDALMAAEISSKNIKRHDVQKIGMAYINHLVEKGDYDAAAKKCQKVLGKNMELWENEVYRFKTIGQLKAISQYLPRGDLRLRPAIYEMILHEFLKSDFEGFALLIREWPGELYNNMTIIQAVNDHLKNYPTNSTLLTTLAELYTYDQRYDRALEIYLRLRHKDVYQLIHKHNLFSSIEDKIVLLMDFDKEKAVDMLLDNEDKISTDKVVEELKERPELLHVYLHKLFKRDHHKGQRYHERQISLYAEYDRPNLLPFLRDSTHCPLEKALEICQQRNFVEETVFLLSRMGNCRRALQMIMEELGDVDKAIEFAKEQDDAELWEDLISYSIDKPPFITGLLNNIGTHVDPIILIRRIKEGMEIPNLRDSLVKILQDYNLQILLHEGCKKILVSDSLSLLKKMHRTQMRGVRVDEENICESCHAPILPSDTAKLFSVVLFNCRHMFHKECLPSPGTIPGAQFCNICSAKRRGPGSGILEMKK, from the exons TTGTTGCTGTATGAGAGGAACTGGTTGAAACACTGGAAGATGACCGTGCTGCATGAGGGGGAGGGCAGAATCACCAATGTCAAGTGGAGGGCCAACCTCATCGCCTGGGCCAACAACGTG GGAGTGATGATCTATGACATCAGCCTCAAGCAGCGAATCACCAACGTGCAGCGTGACGACGTGAGCCTGCGACCCGATATGTACCCCTGCAGCATCTGCTGGAAGGACAACGCCACTCTCATCATCGGCTGGGGGAACTCCGTCAag ATCTGTGTCGTGAAGGAGCACGATCCCATGGAGTTGAGAGACCTGCCCAGCCGCTATGTTGAGATCA TGTCTGCGTTTGAGACGGAGTTCTTCATCAGCGGGCTCGCGCCTCTGGCCGATCAGCTGGTCACCCTGTTCTACGTGAAGGAGAACTCGGATCAGACG GAGGAGGAGTCCCGGGCTCGTCCTCGTCTGGACATCATCCAGCCGCTGCCGGAGGCCTGCGAGGAGATCTCGTCCGACGCCCTGACCGTTCGTCACTTCCAGGAGAACGAGTGCAGGGATTACCGACTGG AGCACACGGAGGGCGAGTCCCTCTTCTACATCATCAGCCCCAAGGATATCGTGGTGGCCAAAGAGCGCGACCAGGATGACCACATCGACTGGCTGCTGGACAAGAAGAATTATGAG GATGCCTTGATGGCTGCAGAAATCAGCTCAAAGAATATCAAGCGTCACGACGTTCAG AAAATCGGCATGGCTTACATCAATCACCTGGTGGAGAAGGGGGACTACGACGCAGCTGCTAA GAAGTGTCAGAAGGTGCTGGGGAAGAACATGGAGCTCTGGGAGAACGAGGTGTATCGCTTCAAGACCATCGGCCAGCTCAAG gctATCAGCCAGTATCTGCCAAGGGGAGACCTGCGGCTTCGACCCGCCATCTACGAGATGATCCTCCATGAGTTCCTCAAGAGCGACTTTGAG GGCTTCGCGTTGCTTATCCGGGAGTGGCCCGGGGAGCTCTACAACAACATGACCATCATCCAGGCCGTCAACGACCACCTGAAGAATTACCCCACCAACAGCACCCTGCTGACCACCCTGGCTGAGCT TTACACATACGACCAGCGCTATGACCGAGCCCTGGAGATCTACTTGAGACTGAGGCACAAAGACGTGTACCAGCTGATCCACAAGCACAACCTCTTCTCTTCCATTGAAGACAAGATTGTGCTCCTGATGGACTTTGACAAAGAG AAAGCCGTCGACATGCTGCTGGATAATGAAGACAAAATATCG ACGGACAAAGTGGTGGAGGAGTTGAAAGAGAGGCCCGAACTGCTGCACGTT TACCTTCACAAACTGTTCAAACGGGACCACCACAAGGGCCAGAGGTACCACGAGAGGCAGATCAGCCTGTACGCGGAGTACGACCGACCGAATCTGCTCCCCTTCCTCAGGGACAGCACCCACTGCCCGCTGGAGAAG GCTCTGGAGATCTGTCAGCAGAGGAACTTTGTGGAGGAGACTGTCTTTTTGCTCA GCCGGATGGGGAACTGCAGGCGAGCGCTTCAGATGATAATGGAGGAGCTGGGCGACGTGGACAAGGCCATCGAGTTTGCCAAAGAGCAGGACGACGCCGAGCTGTGGGAGGACCTCATCTCCTATTCCATCGACAAGCCGC ctTTCATCACCGGGCTCTTAAATAACATCGGGACTCACGTGGACCCCATAATCCTCATCCGTCGTATCAAGGAGGGCATGGAGATCCCCAACCTCAGAGACTCGCTGGTCAAGATCCTGCAGGACTACAACCTGCAG ATCCTGCTTCATGAGGGCTGTAAGAAGATCCTGGTGTCCGATTCGCTGTCCCTGCTGAAGAAGATGCACAGGACTCAGATGAGAGGAGTAAGGGTGGATG AGGAGAACATCTGCGAGTCCTGCCATGCACCGATTCTGCCGTCAG ACACGGCCAAGCTTTTCAGTGTGGTGCTTTTCAACTGCAGACACATGTTCCACAAGGAGTGTCTGCCTTCGCCTGGAACT ATCCCAGGAGCCCAGTTCTGCAATATCTGCAGTGCAAAGCGGAGGGGACCTGGAAGTGGGATCTTGGAGATGAAGAAGTAA